CTAATCGGCCTGAATTTATCGGGACAGCAAGAATTCTGgactgaaaacaaacaaaaaaaatgctggaaatcacaggggatcaagcagcatccgtggagagagagcaagctaacattccGAGTCTAGATTACTCTTCACCAGCCCGCTCTGGTGAACAAttatctagactcgaaacgttcGCTTGCTCtgtctccaccgatgctgcctgacctgctgtgatttccagcattttttcgtTTTCACTACAGATAGCAGCAACAGCAGTAATTTGCTACTAGTGAGAATTCCAAGGGATACAATAACACAATTGCAAACGCGTTAAACGAGGAAACAGCTCACTAAATGAACAGGTACTCTCAATGAAAAAAAACGTGTTTGAACGTGAAATATGTTCTCGCTCTGAAGAGGCTGACTTTAGCGTTAAGTGACATCCAGAGATATTTAATCATCCAGCAAAGGAAGCTGCTCTCAGCCTGTGTGTAGTACTATTGAGGCCAGTTGGTGCTCTGTACTAAACTGAGAGCAGGGGACACTTGGCTTGTCTCAGAATGGTAGGTTTTGGAGAGCTCAGTAGATTTTAATGCAGAAAATGACCCCAAATCAAAGTCTAGACGAAAACAGCCAATGGACAAATAAAGTTAATGTAAGGTGGCTTGTACTGAGTCAGGACACACGAACAATGCATACCGCCCAGTAGCCAAAGAACTCCGGGAGAGGACAACAGGattcttttttttagaaaagcgACGAACATCTGCTGAGGATATAGGTAACAGTTACATTCGAATGAGGGCACCTCGTTCCCTGATTCATAATGATGCGTTTTTGTAGGCAGGAAAAAAAGTCATAATTGGCCAAAACACACAGGGTACAGGTCAAGTGctgaaaatgggattggaatagtTAGATTCTTGTTTTTAACGGGGCagttcgatgggctgaagggccctttTCTGCCTAGTAGAACCCTATAACTCTGTGGTTAAATAGTGGATACTAATAAGAAGTCTGAAAATATAATTTTCTCAAGAATTGTCGAAGACGTGGCCTTCATATGTGACATTAACCTCTTCCCTAGAGGTTCAATACTATACGGAGGCTGAGAGAAGCTTCCCTTGCCGGATGATCAAATATCTCTGGGTGTCACCTAATGCTAACGTCGGCCTGTTCAGAAATAGAACATACCTCACGTTCAACATGTGCGACAATTACATACGCTAATACGTTCTAGTTATCGTACATAAAGAGCTTGAACAATGTACTTCGACTGTTTTATTTCGTGATTCTATCCCACGTTGTGTACAAAAGAAACGAGAGAGTCGCCGTTTTCGGTCAAGCATCTGTTATATTCTAGCGTTGTATTAAGTTCCGACAATGGTATATTAAATCGTGGTAATATTTGATATGTTTGAGAAAAGTATGAGATCCGCACCTAAAATTTCCAATAAAGGTGTAATACTCACGTTTCGCTTTCTTGTTGAAAACCACAGAGAGGAAAATAACGCATAAAATCAGCGGTATGCATAGCAACTGGTAAGGGAACAGATTTCTGCATTGATCGCGCTCTTAAAAAGAAAGTGACATGTATCTAAAGTGAAAATCTGTGCCGAATATCGTTCAACTATTTTAATTAAAACCACGTAAGAAATCATTATTATCATTGCACCCTCCGTCTATGAGGTGACCTCAAAATTGTACCTATGTTTTATGAGTTTCCTTCAAGTAATAACTTTTATTTGCATGCGTCAAGGGTGCAAGAGAAACCCGCTGCTACTTCTCCTGCATCTCTCCTCTTGAGATGCTTTGGGAAACGTGTTCTCTCAGTTAAACGTAAAACAACAAAAAAGTTAAAATTACATCCAAAACAGCCGCTGGACAAAATCCCAGAGAATTTACAATTATTCACCCAATGTCCTGACTGGACATTCGGTCATTTTTTTCCCCCAGAAACATGAGTGTCCTGTAGACTGTTCGCCCCGAGGTTGGAAATTGAGGATATTGTGCAAGATTTCTGCGGCATGATTTAGTCGGAATTTTCATTGCGTTTGGTTTAAGGTTGGTTTCTTTTTACCGATTTTGCTTTTCCCGAGTTTAAAAAGAAACTCCATGCAGCAACAAGCAGCGAACATCAACTTAAAACTGAGTCCAGTAAAACCTAACATTCGGGTAAAGTCAATAAAATTCGGGATTCGTTATATTTCCGCTTGTTGACTGCCATTTATTTGTACGGGAAGGGTTCAATATTCACCTGACCGAAAATCTGGAGGTCACAACATCCTCCTGACACATACAGAGGTGTTAATGTCGATTAATAGCATTCACCAACACCCGCCAAATGGGTGCAATTCACACCCTGCGGTCCTCATGTTTTCAAATGGGAAGTGGAGATGGTCCAAATCCTCGTTGTGAAATACTAACGAGGGGAACAGAATGAGAGTTGGGAAGCGGTTTCCTGGACTACTTACAATTTTTTACTTGGAAACATTGAACTGCACCATAACCAGAAAAGAATCTTCGCTGGAAATGCTAACACGCTAACCGCACCGCGGTGCCAATTACTGACGGTGCTGAAGTGAAGTTGTGCTCAGGTTGGGCTTATTGATTCACTGAAACCAGTATCTACATTTTACACCCATTTTCTTCCTTCTCCAAGTGGCCTTGCTTTATGATTGGGCTGAGGGTTCAAAAGTTATCCAATTCTCTTCGCCCGAGTGACAGTTATCAGCGGGAATTGCTCAATTTCCCTCCCGCCTACGCTTCCCAACAAGAAGCGCAGCAATCCTGGGGTTTAGCACTCTGTTTTAACATCCACAGCTCAAATAAACACTTGTCCTGAAGGCAATGCTGTGACTGGGTGCGTTGCTAATGCTGGGACTTACCCATTACTGTCAAAATGCTTCCTTTCCCCACCAACTCTTTGGTAGACGGGGGATTCAAAACCATTAATTCACAATAATATGTGCCGCTGTCTCCCATCTGAAGGTCGCTTATTGATAATTGGGAAATATTTCGTTCTCGGTCTATTGTATGGACCAGTCGGACTGACTTATTTCCATTGTGCTTATCCATATAAATAATTACTTCGGTCTGATTACTTCGGTCCGCTGGTCGATGAAGCCAGTTGATTGCATAGTCCTGAATTCCGTCAGCTGCATATTGACAGCTCAGATTCGCTGTCGCGCCTTCAGTCACCAGGAGAGTTCCTGGAGTCTGCTCAACCCGAATCCCTTCGGCAGCCCCCTGGCTCCAGTCTGGGCAGAAATTGGACATCGGTATCCATATCAACACCAGGAGGTTCATGTTAACAGGCGGCTCTGGAGGAGGTGAGTGTGAAGGCTAGCAGAGGTTGAGGCACTCGCTCCGTGTTTACCTGGACAGGGGCTAAGGCGCGGATGTGGGGCGTGGGGAGTCTGCAGGGAACCAACCGCGTGTGGGCGAGAAAGCTCGGCAGCTCAGTCTTCTCAGGCAAGTGGTCGCTCCCCACAAATAGCTCCGGCGACTTGAGCGTGCGGAAACAGCAACTGAAGGCTTTgatgcagtttcctcccacctcCTTGCTGTTCACATGTAGCCCTGGGTTATTGTCAGTTAAAACGAAATCTATATCAGCCTGTTGCGGAGATGCTATTGCAGATCCTTCGAGCACTTGGGATTTGATTCCAGGTCTCCTGGTCCCGATAGGCATACTAcccctgcaccacaagagccGCTTTATGCTACTCTCATAGAATTACATAAgggctaggagcaggagtaggcaattcacaCCCAGGGCCTTCTCCGTCATTTAATCCGATCGTGGTTGATCTCACCTCCGCCTCAACTCCCCACTCCTGGGCGCTCCCCATACCCCTTCAAACCCCTTACTCGTCAAACATTTCCCCATCTGTCTCTTTCTTAAACTTACTCAATGCCCCACATCCGCCGTATACTGGTCTActggattccacagattcatgaccctttgagagaagcaattcctactcatctctgttttaaatctactcCCCTTCAGCCTAAAACTGCGAGCTCTCGTTCTAAATTGTCTCACAGGGTGAAACATTTAATTTGTCAATCCTTTTAATATTTCACATATCTTCATTTGATCTCCTCGCATTCTTATCAAAACCGAGCAGTGTAGGCCTAAACCGCTCAGCCACTCCTCGCAAgacaagcctttcatctctggatTAATCGAGTAGACCTTCTTTGAACTTCCTCCAATGtaattacatccttcctcaagcAACTCTGCGCAGTACTCTAGATGGTGTCTCGTCAGTACCTTGTACAATTGCGCTAATTGATCCAACCGAGCTTGAAAATAAATCGAATAAACGTTTAAACTAAATTCAGCTCAACTGCAAATTGGAATTCTCAGTAATTGTCAGCAAATGCAGGATCAATAGTTGCCTTGAATGAAAACTGCAAAGTCCTCCCTATGTGAAcggatgaatgaatgcactttgctACAAGATACGGCAGGAAATACGCCCGGGGAAGCGATTTGAAGTTCTCAGTGCAATGCCAATACTGTTGTACTCTCAGTTTCTGCCAGTCAAACAGACATCAATGAAGGGTTAGTGCCGATAGCACGGTCACAGAGTAGCGGCTGGAGGAGGTGAAGCTCAAGAACAGATTCATCTTCTTGATAATTGAGTGAAAAAAATTACCTTTAAGTGGTTTGGGTTCTCTGCATGGCTGTGCTCCCCTGGTCCCTAAACTCCTGATTCCTCTCTAGTTCGCGGTGAGAACCATAATTTTGATTTCTAATTAGAAAACATTCAACAGACTGTGGCTTATGTCACTTTGCCAGTAAACGCGAGGCTTGCTCTACTAAACTGTAAGTCATGGCAGcttcagaatttgaattcagtcaaGGAAATATAGGAATTAAAAGAAACTGGTGTCAATAAATGTGATATGATGGAATTGGACTGAAGAGCTGGTTAAACAACGGGACGTAACCAAATTTGCTTACCAAATTTGCTAACGACACAGAAAGTGAGATGTGAAAAAGGCGCAAGTAAGCTACAAATAGGTCGAGTGACTGGGCAAAGATCttataaatggagtttaatgtgggaaaGTTGAAATTATTCATCTTGGCAGAAAGAATTAAAACAAAGCTTATTAGCTAAATGGTGAGACATTATAGAGTTCtaaagtgcagagggatctggaggtTTAATGCATAATGGCAAAAAAGTTactatgcaggtacagcaaataatcaagaaagctaatagAGTGTTACTATATATTACAAGGGAAAATAGTATCAGAAAATTAGAAAGGCAATGTTTCAGTTACATAGGACACCATGGGACAACATCAGGGGAATGGTGTACAGCGTTGGTTACCTTATTTAAGTAAGAATGGAAATATGTGCAAAGTAggccagagaaggtttaccagactaatacctggaaagGACGGGGTTATTTCataaggaaagattggacagactgggcttgTATCCATAGGGATTTGGAAAAccaagaggtgacttgattgaaaaatAATATCCTGAGATGTTTTGACAGGGTAAGTATGGAAAGGATGGTTAGCTCTGTGGGAGAATCTGGAACTAACCAACACTGTTTAAAAATGAAGACTGCCCATTTGAAATGGAGACGAGGTAACTTGTTTTCTCATAGAAGGTTGTGAGTCTATGGAactcttcttcctgaagaagctAAATAATCAGACTCTTTGAATACTTTAAAAACAGTTCACAATGTGGTCGGGGTGTGTACATTGACTGTATGAGGAGTTATTAAGACAAAGTGAGTAACATTCTTTGACTCTGGGACAGAAGCTCCTGGTTTAAGAGTCACCTCCTCACTTGATGACCAAGGAAGGTACATTGATAATGCGGCCAAACAGGTTGAGCAGCAACCTGCAATACATCCAACACACACCAATGGCAGTCAGTAGTGCAGAAGAGAACCCTGTTCAGCCGTTTgattgaaagaatgttggagccTCTATCACTATCCTTATTTTAAGACTTCCTACAAAAGTGCATGTCCTCATgctttcccacactgtattccgTCTGCTACctctttgcccactcacctaacatGTCTAAATCTTTTTGCAGCCTTCCCACATCCACAATACTACCTATCCCTCCACTTACCTTTATATCATCTACAAACGTAGCTGGAAtactctcagttccttcatctagatcattaaagtataaagtgaaaagttgtagtccccacactgacctttgtggaacaccactagttaccAGTTTCCATACTGAGAAGGGCCCTTTCATTACCACTCTCTCCTTTCTACCAAACAGCCAATCTTCTATGCATGCTAGCACGTTACCTCCAACACCGTGGGCCCttaccttactcagtagcctcctgtgcagtacctttccaaaggccttcttgaagtccaggtcaATAACATTCATTGGTCTAACCCGCTTAttaactcctcaaagaattctagcagatatGTGagtcatgacctccccttgatgaaaccatgctgactttgccctattttccAATATACTTCCAAgtgttcagaaatctcattcttcacgatggattccaggatctttacccgcaaccaaggttaggctaatcggtttgtaattttccatcttttatctcACTCCCTTTTTAAAAAGGGGTGTCAAGTTGGCacatttccagtcctctgggaccttttGTGATTCTAGCAATTCCTAAAAGATCATCACTAACACCTTCACTATCTCTTCAGTTGTCTCCCTTAGAGCAGCAACTCCAACTCCCTGAGTAAACTGTAACCCACCGCTACTTTTGCTGTATCTTTCATTGAACCCAATAGTGGCAACCTCCCCAAGCGAAAACCAAATTTTAATCTTGTAAATTTTGTTTTGCAAATTTAATTAGAAAAACGGAACTGTAATTCATAGATGTGACAATAATTGAGTCGAATAATTGCTATTTTGCTAAATGTCAGTTTTCAAGAGCCCTCCCTCATGCATAATATGTTCCCATTGATCTCTATTTCTGTAACTTGGCTTAATTCTTAATTCTCATTTTTCAGTAGCACGACTCCAATAGTCCTTTTTGCTCTTTCTGAGCTCATCATGTCCTTGAGAATCAATTTCTGTTTCCTTGATCTCATCTCCATAAAATTGCTGATCACTTAGCTTTTAATTGTGTTCCCCACATTATTGTTAAACATTCATTCTCTTCAGGTAAGTGTCCTCTTTCTCCATATCCTTACTCCTCAAAAATCCAGACACCCACATCTTTGCACATTATTGCTTCATGTTCAACCATCCTTTCTTTCCCAAACCCTTTGAATGTGCTTTAATCTCTAACTATACATGTATGTTCCCGAGGAACTCCATTTTTGAATCTCTTCAATCAGGTTTCTGGCCTGTTAAATATCAAAACAGTTTTTATCAAATTCTAAATAGCATCTGAGTTGAGTGTGGTAAAAATTAAAACTAGCAATCCTATTTAATCCTTTATGATTGATCTCCAGCCTTTTATATTATTCACCTCCTCCAGTGCCACTCCAATCATCCAGCTCTGTGAGGCTATATTTGCCAGTTTCATTGTTAATTATCAGATCATAGCTCTGAGAATCATTTGCAATGCCTCCACTTCCTGCTTTTCCAACATTACATATGGCATCACCCACCATTCTATACCTGGGCTCATTTTACTTCCAATGCTGTCCATCATCAACATTATCCAGCTTTCATAAATGCACTGAGAACCACCAGTTCAGCAGCTACACAACCTCTATCAACCCATTCACTATTATTAACCTCTCCGATAGCTATCACTGAAAGAACTGAACTTTCTTGCAGAATTAACTACTGAGAAAGATTGAAGTTATTGGTCCCCAATTTGGTGCCCATCTAAAACCATCTTCCTGTTAAATGTCTGAAGGGAACTAAATATTTTGCAATGTTGGTTTCACATTTGACACCAGAAACACCACTAATCATGTATCCATAATGTCACCAAGGCCACCTATTGGTTTAACATCACCTGATTTGATGTTCACCTTAGCTCATCAGATGCTGTGCATTTACTGTATCTCAGCATAACTATTCCAGTGGACTCTTGGCTAACCTCCTACATTTTCCTCCTGTAAACATGATGTTGTTAACTTAACCTCATGTCAGGTGGTGAAGGATGAAACGAGAAACCAATCCATTTCTTCATGACAAGTTTATTTACAGAGTGCAACATTGCAAACATTTGAACACTACCAATTACCAGTGCCCCTCGATTTCTCTTCATAAGTACTTGAGGTACTTAATTAAAATATCCACTACATatacatcaaggcatcattttcTATATTTCATATGATCCACCACCATATAATACAACACTCTTCCAGAACCTGtgcaaatattttgagggaaCATTCATTTTTAGAAAGCTGCCCAAGAATTGTTGACTGCATCAGTCCACCTGCTCCTCTTGTACTAGCAAGGTCAATCTGTAAAATGTTGTTTGTTTATATTCTTTGTCAACTGGGCATCCTTGCAGAAATCATTGGGCTAATTCTTCTCAGAATTCCCTTAATTGCACTCGAAATGCTCAATCATCAAAAACCTACATCTATTGCTTCTATTTGTGTTTTTGCATCTGAGGTACTTTTAACCACTCTTTTAAATTTGCTGGTTCAAGAAACAACATTTTAAATTTTCACCATCAAAATGGAACAACCCAGCTGTCCTAAAATGTCCAGGCCTAAGATTGGCATTGGAGGCATCATCAAAAAAGGACTAATATTATGTTTTTCAGGTCACCGACTGTTAGAACTTACTTTCTTTAATGTTTTATTCATCTTCAAAATGTCCTCAGTTGTACATTCAGCATTTTCTAAGTTCATAAATGTCATCTGGTCTTTTCTGTGTACAGGGTATATAACCGATTAAACTGTCAATTTAAGCTTTTAATTCTTTTATTCATTTTAATATGTAAGATCAAGGCCAGCTTTTCACTACATTGGAACTCTCCATCATGGCTAACATTATGGAAAGTGCTCTGAAATTGCAAGTCCTGCTCCTAGCATGCTATTCTGTGTTGCCTCTAAACATGTAGATATGAGAGTAAATCAGCCTGCGTTCCAGGCTTGTTTCATGGAGACCATTGGCCATTTAAATCAACACCTGCCTTCATTGAAGTAAAGGTTTGGCATCCCCATAGTGTAGAACTTAACGTACATATATTAGACTTGCTAAGTGCACATCTAAACTTGGCAAAATCAAATACAAAGTAAATCCTTTCGTTAGTAGGGTATATCTATGAATATGATCCTGGGAGATCTTTGGGATGTTTAGGTACCTTTGGGGGTGGTGGTTAAAGGGTGGCATAGGAATACAGTGTATAAGACAACATTGCGTATAGGTAAAGGTCAATAGGTGGCATGGATTGGCATGAATGAATGTGTCAGTAAGGGACAGATTGCTGAAGCCTTGAGACACGTTTTACACAGAATCCATCACAGACATCCTGTTCAACATTCATATCAGCgaattggatgagaatataggatgTACGGTTATTAAGTTgcgggtgacaccaaaattggtgctaTAGAGGAccgtgaagaaggttatctacgaatacaacgagatcttgatcagatgggctgagaagtggcagatcaagtttaatttagataaatgtgaggtattgcattttggtaagacaaacaagggcaggaattATGCAGTTAATGGTAGCACCCTGGGGTGTGTTATTGAACAGAGGGGCACAGGAACACAGGTACATCATTCCTTGAAAGGCATCACAGGTTAACAGGgtggtgaaggcggcatttggtgcacttgccttcattggtcagagcatggagtatagtagttgtgatgtcatgttgtggctgtgcaatACATTGGTGgtgccacttttagaatactatgCATAATTCCAGTTGTCCTACTATAGTCGTTAAActagaaagggtacagaaaaaattacaaggatgttgccagaggaaaggttggataggccaGGACTTCTTTCATTAGAGCATTGGAAACTGAGGGATGAacttacaaaggtttataaaatcatgagggggataggtAAGgcgaatagccaaggttttttttcccaagggtaggggagtgcaagactagagggcattggtttaaagtgagagggggaatatTTAAGGTCAGTTCAGGTTtcctggttgacatggacaagttgggccaaaaggTCGGTTTCCGTGCTGTCTAACTCTGTGACTCTTTAACTTCTCTGTTCTTCCTGGTCACCCAGCCTGACTTCTTTTCCACCCAGCTCCCCAAAAACTCCCCAAGGGCTAAAAATGGTTTTCATCCACCTGTTGGCTCTGTCAGTTACTAAGAACTACCTGAGGGTGGAAGAAGTCACTTTGGGAGCATTACAGAACGCGAGCAAGACAAAGCtcctggaattagcagacaagctggagctgGGGGTGCTTTTGTCCACATGATAACAGGAGGTAATTGTAGCAATGCCAATTGCCAGAAATGCCACCAGAATCACtggaaatggctaaaattcaattgaaaattaAGCAGCTTGAAGATGAAatggaaatgaaacagtttgaattatgattgaAAGCAGAACAAAAGCAGTAAGAGCGAATTGTCCGAGCAGAAGACAGGGAGAAAAGAGAGTTGATGAACTTCGTAAGTTGGAATTGAAAACTCAAAGTCAACTTAAAATGGCAGAGGTAGAAATGAAAGGTAGGGGTAGTGATGAGAACAGTTATGGAGTACAATCCCTATTGCAGCCAAAGGCctggtggggatctgtttaaatatgttcaAGTGTTATCAAAGTTCAATAAAAAGGATGTAGAAggcttttcatttcatttgagaaaatgGATAAACAAATGAAATGGCTGGTAAgaactagtgaggtatttgcatcactattaaaggaggtatctggggaataTAATGTACAGGGAAAAAAAGCTATCTTATGTGCATATGAGCTAGgaccagaagcctacagacaatgtTTTAGGAATCTAAGAAGGGAACCTTCATTGAGTttaaaaggatcaaacaaagtaacttTGAAAGGTTGATAAGGGCATTGAAATAGATCAAATACATGATACACATAGACATGTTAGGTGCTTTTCCCGAGGTTTCAGTTTGCACACACCAACTTTTGCAAACAGTTAAAGTTCAATCAAGCTTGTTCAAGCTGGGTGACCCCTCTGATACTCTTTGCAAGCATGCAAAGTCAAGTCAAAAGAGAGACCCTGAACAAAGAAAACCCATCCCCTTTATCCAGCTCAATTGGCAATGCTTACTGATGCTCTAACCACACCCCCACAGTCACGTGCCATTCAAGACGGGTTGGTGACGATTTACCATGGCAGATTCGCCGCCGATGATTAGCCACTGCCAGTTCTCCACCAGCGTTTCTCCATTGGGGTCGTTTGACCTCTGGAGACTATTCACCACCGGAAATGTATATACGTACCGATTGTTTCGCTCTCAcctgttctttcatacttctcattcccctttatttatacaactatatattgattaaaaaaaaggtaaaataaatatca
The window above is part of the Chiloscyllium punctatum isolate Juve2018m chromosome 17, sChiPun1.3, whole genome shotgun sequence genome. Proteins encoded here:
- the LOC140487648 gene encoding uncharacterized protein; this encodes MSNFCPDWSQGAAEGIRVEQTPGTLLVTEGATANLSCQYAADGIQDYAINWLHRPADRSNQTEVIIYMDKHNGNKSVRLVHTIDRERNISQLSISDLQMGDSGTYYCELMVLNPPSTKELVGKGSILTVMERDQCRNLFPYQLLCIPLILCVIFLSVVFNKKAKRKKGVEHCSPPTGTVPEDTSRSGTTIYATLFSARNGEDPQDLEIVNSDPLVEKKATDISPAEVEYSTVNRRKAEPKTESGHDVQMVYSKLQFKKGEMQ